The following are encoded together in the Daucus carota subsp. sativus chromosome 5, DH1 v3.0, whole genome shotgun sequence genome:
- the LOC108220989 gene encoding protein PAM68, chloroplastic produces the protein METCSFSISSPPLQSPQAFHKFKHLLYLTKPLLKQQKRAPLLASLNSPKGFGPPPRKTKNPKRDLKKQENKDEENEVEVRKEADVIPEIVTNRMIKRMGLSVGIPLFIGLMFFPLFYYLKVGLKVDVPSWVPVIVSFVFFGTALLGVSYGIVSSSWDPMREGSALGWIEAQKNWPVFWQSLRGPDSRKR, from the coding sequence ATGGAAACATGCTCATTTTCTATATCATCACCACCTTTACAATCTCCACAAGCATTTCACAAGTTTAAACACTTGCTCTACTTGACAAAACCCCTactaaaacaacaaaaaagAGCACCCTTGTTAGCTAGCTTGAACTCACCAAAAGGGTTTGGACCACCTCCAAGAAAAACCAAGAACCCGAAAAGAGATCtcaaaaaacaagaaaacaaagatgaagaaaatgaggTTGAGGTTAGGAAAGAAGCTGATGTAATACCAGAGATAGTGACCAATAGAATGATAAAAAGAATGGGTCTTTCAGTGGGGATTCCATTGTTTATTGGGCTGATGTTTTTTCCATTGTTTTATTATCTGAAAGTTGGGTTGAAAGTTGATGTGCCAAGTTGGGTTCCTGTGATAGTGTCATTTGTGTTTTTTGGAACAGCCCTTTTGGGAGTGAGCTATGGGATTGTTTCATCAAGCTGGGATCCAATGAGAGAAGGTTCGGCTTTGGGTTGGATTGAAGCTCAGAAGAATTGGCCTGTTTTTTGGCAATCACTTAGAGGCCCTGATTCAAGAAAAAGGTAG